The nucleotide sequence GCATAAAAATTTGAGGAGCTTAAGAATTAAATCGTATTTAAAAAAGCCCACTTCTAGTTTCGATAAGCTCAATAGGCAAAAGTGGCTCTTGGTTAGATTCAAAAAAAACCGAATGCCCGATGTACATATTGTTCATCGCTATTTTGATACCTTAAATAAGATTGGAGTTACTAACGATCATAAAGGCTTAGAATATTATAGCGGACTTGAAGAACAGAAAAACATAAAGGGATTAGAGGAGTCTATTCAGAATAATTTTGCAGCTATCGTTATTGGAGGCACCTATTTCACCAAGCAAATTCCAGAAGAAAAGCTGAACGAGTTGATTAGTAAAATAAGTATTCCAGTAGTCCTACTAGGCGGGAAAGGTGATTTAGAAATAGCAGAAAAGGTTGCTCAAAAACATCCTCAAAAGGCATTTATTGCAGCCGGCAAAAGTAATCTCAACGAAAGTGCTGAAATCATTAGAAGAAGCCAATTTGTAGTTAGTAGCGATACCGGGCTTATGCATATTGCTGCAGCTTATCAAAAGAGAATATACTCAGTTTGGGGAAATACCGTTCCTGAATTTGGGATGTACCCATATATGCCTAAAAACCCAGAGCTATCTGTTATCTTGGAAGTAAAAAATCTATCTTGTCGACCTTGCAGCAAATTAGGATATAATAATTGCCCTAAGAAGCATTTCGATTGCATGATGAAACAGGATTTTTCTGTGATTGGAAATTAAGAAAGTAAGGCTGAGGATTTAAATCCTTGCAATAACTGAGAGAAGCTATTTAATTAAATGGGCAATTTCTTATAAAGCTTATGCAAACCATCCATGGTCTCGTCTCTACCTAGAATGATAAACAATCCAAGTCCAATAATAAGAAGCAAGGAAATAGTTGCAGAGCGATCAAATAATTGTGAAACATGCTGAGATATAAAGCTATTCGCATTTTCTAACATAAAAGCCAAGATGCTATTTTCTGGAATCCATACACTTAGGTAAGGCCAAATAAAATACATGATGACCAGGTTAATAATACCCACCAAGAAAAAGATAAACATGGTGAGGTTTTTCCCTACAAAACGTGAGGATTCTTCTACTACAACTTTTCCTGAAGGTATTTTAGCCATAATGGTTTTGGTAAAATCCTTTGAAGGAGTTTTTAAACCATCATTCTTAATTAAGGCTTTTAAAAATAAATCTTCTATATGTTCGTCCTGATTCATAACTACAAATTTACAATATTATCAATTACTTTTTCCATGGAATCCTTCATGCTGCAGTATAATTTCTTTCTAATCCTATGTAATTTCACCTTCACATTGGCTTGGCTTAAACCGGTAACTGTGCTGATGTCTTTTACAGAGGATTCTTCCAGATAAAACAGCTTTACAATCAAATAGTCATCATCAGAAAGGCTATCCATGGCCTCTTTTAATAATGCCTGTTGTTCTTCTGCATCTATCGACTCCAATTCTTCCTTCACCTCATCCACTGAATAATTGCTGATGGTGAAATCATCTAAAGCTTCTACTTCGAGTCTTCTTTTTCTGGTCTTCGAAATGGCTGCATTATATGCTATTCTGTACAACCATGTAGAAAAACGGGAATCCCCTCTAAAACCTTCTAGCTTCTCAAATACCTTTAAGAATACATCCTGAGCAATCTCTTCAGCATCCTCCGATTTCTTGACAATCTTTACAATGATAGTAAATACCATATCCTTATGCTTTTCAACCAAACTGGCGAAAGCGGAGGCATCTCCTTTTTTGATTTTCTCTATGTAAATATGGTCTTCTTGAAAGGTCATGATTTCATCTTCAATTATTATGACGGATAAATTGAACTTCGGTTACAAAATTCCGTAATTTTCATCATATGAATAGTTAAACCCTGTTAACATTAGTTTCATTTAGGTTAAAATATACATTCTTATTTAATTGCTTATTAATGATTTATGAATCTATTCTAATTAGGATGTGCCCAAGATACAATGTGAATAGACATCATTGCAAATATGGATTGTTATTATTTAAGAAGACTACGATTAAACCATGGTGCGTAATGGATAAGAAAAAAATGTAACCATGCTTATTGCAAGTAGCACCTTCAATAGGTAATTTCTCGCAAAGAACATGCAAAGTTTTTTCGCAAAGTGCGCATAAGGGCTTCCCATATTTCATCATTATTAAGCATTGATTATCTGCCTCTTGTACTTTTCTCTTAAGCTTCTTGGCGTAATTCCAACTTCGTGCAAATGACTATTACTTTGAGTTTAGGTTTCTCGCAAAGCGCGCATAAGGTTTTTTCTTACTTCCCTAAACCTTAAGTGTTTACCATCTGTTTTTTGAGGAATTCCCTTAGCGTTCTTGGCGTAATTTCAACTTCGCGTCTTTGCGTGAAATCAAACTACAAATTATTAACTACTCTATGAATTTCATTTTTCACATATTTTGTATTGAAATTAATCAGTAGTCCCAATTTTATTCCAGATAGCCTCAGGTAGGTAAGGGTTTGTGAATAATGAACAGGAGCGAGAGTATCAACTGATTTAATTTCTAGGATAATTTTGCTGTTAATCATTAGGTCCACTCTGTAGCCAATATTCTGCTTGATTTCTTTGTAAATAAATGGCATCGGAACTTGCTGTTTAACCTCGAATCCTAATTCCCTTAAGTCATATGCCAGTGCATTTTCATAAGCTGACTCCAATAATCCTGGGCCAATATTTTTATGCAACTCAATTACTGCTCCAATAACTTTATAGGATAATTCATTTTCTGTCATGATGTTAATTTTTGAGGGAATTCAAAGTTAATAAAAATGACTATTACTTTGGAGTTTAGGTTTCTCGCGAATAAAATGCCAAAAGTTTC is from Lentimicrobium sp. L6 and encodes:
- a CDS encoding glycosyltransferase family 9 protein gives rise to the protein MQKILIIRFSSIGDIILTTPLLRAIKAQKPDTEIHYITKKAYAATLEHNPHIDRLFVLEDKLSDILPQLKIEQYDFIVDLHKNLRSLRIKSYLKKPTSSFDKLNRQKWLLVRFKKNRMPDVHIVHRYFDTLNKIGVTNDHKGLEYYSGLEEQKNIKGLEESIQNNFAAIVIGGTYFTKQIPEEKLNELISKISIPVVLLGGKGDLEIAEKVAQKHPQKAFIAAGKSNLNESAEIIRRSQFVVSSDTGLMHIAAAYQKRIYSVWGNTVPEFGMYPYMPKNPELSVILEVKNLSCRPCSKLGYNNCPKKHFDCMMKQDFSVIGN
- a CDS encoding RNA polymerase sigma factor, producing MTFQEDHIYIEKIKKGDASAFASLVEKHKDMVFTIIVKIVKKSEDAEEIAQDVFLKVFEKLEGFRGDSRFSTWLYRIAYNAAISKTRKRRLEVEALDDFTISNYSVDEVKEELESIDAEEQQALLKEAMDSLSDDDYLIVKLFYLEESSVKDISTVTGLSQANVKVKLHRIRKKLYCSMKDSMEKVIDNIVNL
- a CDS encoding GxxExxY protein codes for the protein MTENELSYKVIGAVIELHKNIGPGLLESAYENALAYDLRELGFEVKQQVPMPFIYKEIKQNIGYRVDLMINSKIILEIKSVDTLAPVHYSQTLTYLRLSGIKLGLLINFNTKYVKNEIHRVVNNL